The following coding sequences are from one Triticum dicoccoides isolate Atlit2015 ecotype Zavitan chromosome 4A, WEW_v2.0, whole genome shotgun sequence window:
- the LOC119284874 gene encoding methionine--tRNA ligase, chloroplastic/mitochondrial-like — protein MAAGRAFFCAPSSIGATARRLAFASPPARPLASAPHRRVRGRCCASISSSSDASAPAPPPYVLTTPLYYVNAPPHMGSAYTTIAADAVARFQRLLEKRVIFITGTDEHGEKIATSAEASGRNPKEHCDIISNSYKMLWADLDIEYDKFIRTTDPKHEAVVNDFYSRVLSSGDIYRADYEGLYCVSCEEYKDEKELAENNCCPVHLKPCVPRKEDNYFFALSKYQHKLEELLTRNPNFVRPSHRLHEVEGWIKGGLRDFSISRASVEWGIPVPNDTKQTIYVWFDALLGYLSASLDDGEQASLQQAVDRGWPASVHLIGKDILRFHAIYWPAMLMSAGISVPDAVFGHGFLTKDGMKMGKSLGNTLEPKDLVGRFGADAVRYFFLREVEFGNDGDYSEERFINTVNAHLANTIGNLLNRTLGLLKKNCNSTLAFDSIAAADGNSFKNNVENLVDKAKGHYENLSLTSACETVLEIGNLGNLYIDEQAPWSCFKQGGEIAEKAAKDLVIILETMRIIAIALSPITPSLSLRIYTQLGFTEDQFRTSRWDDTKWGALKAGQAMMEPKPIFAKIETEIEEKDQASPKEGKGGKKKARSKGLVEA, from the exons ATGGCCGCTGGGCGGGCCTTCTTCTGCGCCCCCTCCTCCATCGGAGCCACCGCCCGTCGGCTAGCCTTCGCCTCACCCCCGGCCCGCCCCCTCGCCTCCGCGCCCCACCGACGCGTCCGCGGCCGCTGCTGCGCCTCAATCTCCTCGTCCTCAGATGCCTCCGCGCCCGCGCCGCCACCCTATGTGCTCACCACGCCGCTCTACTACGTCAACGCACCGCCGCACATGGGCAGCGCATACAcgaccatcgccgccgacgccgtcgccCGCTTCCAG AGATTGCTAGAGAAGAGGGTTATATTCATTACTGGGACAGATGAACATGGTGAAAAAATTGCCACCTCTGCAGAGGCCAGTGGTAGAAACCCCAAGGAGCACTGTGATATAATTTCAAATTCATACAAGATGCTTTGGGCTGAT CTAGACATCGAATATGACAAGTTTATTCGCACAACTGATCCTAAGCACGAGGCTGTTGTTAATGACTTCTATTCTAGAGTTCTAAGCAGTGGTGACATATATAGAGCTGATTACGAAGGGCTTTACTGTGTCAGCTGTGAGGAGTACAAG GATGAAAAGGAGTTGGCGGAAAATAATTGCTGCCCTGTGCATCTGAAGCCTTGTGTACCTAGAAAGGAAGATAACTATTTCTTTGCCTTGTCAAAATATCAGCATAAATTAGAAGAGCTGCTGACAAGAAATCCCAATTTTGTAAGGCCATCACATCGTTTGCACGAG GTCGAAGGCTGGATTAAAGGTGGATTGAGAGACTTTTCTATTTCTCGTGCATCTGTCGAGTGGGGTATTCCAGTGCCAAATGACACCAAACAAACAATATACGTGTGGTTTGATGCCTTATTAGG TTATCTTTCAGCATCCCTAGATGATGGGGAGCAGGCAAGTTTACAGCAAGCTGTTGATCGGGGTTGGCCTGCATCTGTACACCTGATAGGAAAG GACATATTGCGGTTTCATGCAATTTATTGGCCAGCAATGTTAATGTCAGCAGGGATAAGCGTTCCTGATGCAGTTTTTGGCCACGGATTCTTGACAAAG GATGGCATGAAGATGGGAAAATCACTAGGCAACACACTTGAACCAAAGGATCTGGTAGGCAGATTTGGAGCGGATGCTGTTAGGTACTTCTTCTTGCGGGAAGTAGAATTTGGCAATGACGGGGACTATTCAGAAGAACGTTTTATCAATACAGTCAATGCACATCTTGCTAACACAATTG GAAACCTTCTCAATCGAACACTTGGTCTCCTAAAAAAGAACTGCAATTCCACCTTAGCTTTTGATTCAATTGCTGCTGCAGATGGCAATTCATTCAAGAATAATGTTGAAAACTTG GTCGACAAGGCGAAGGGCCATTACGAAAATCTTTCGTTGACATCAGCATGTGAAACTGTTCTAGAAATTGGTAACTTGGGAAACTTGTACATTGACGAGCAAGCACCATGGTCTTGTTTCAAGCAAGGGGGCGAGATTGCAGAAAAGGCTGCAAAG GATCTCGTCATTATTCTAGAGACAATGAGAATAATTGCAATAGCATTGTCTCCAATCACTCCAAGCCTTTCGTTGAGGATTTATACACAGCTTGGTTTCACAGAAGACCAGTTTCGTACATCGAGATGG GATGATACCAAATGGGGAGCCCTTAAAGCAGGCCAGGCAATGATGGAGCCGAAGCCAATTTTTGCGAAAATAGAAACCGAAATCGAAGAGAAAGATCAAGCAAGTCCAAAGGAGGGGAAGGGCGGGAAGAAGAAAGCACGTAGCAAAGGGCTCGTGGAGGCATGA
- the LOC119284875 gene encoding putative cysteine proteinase inhibitor 7 codes for MRTSIALVIVVAAIIYAVAMPATAMPGGWEHIGNINDPKIQGLGRWAVAEHVKQAGGRLRFIKVVLGTVQVVSGFNYRLVVEALNGAGKKDAYKVEVYEAAANKRRKLISFAPVAQEA; via the coding sequence ATGAGGACCAGCATCGCCCtcgtcatcgtggtggccgccatcATCTACGCCGTCGCCATGCCCGCCACGGCGATGCCCGGCGGGTGGGAACACATCGGTAACATCAACGACCCGAAGATCCAGGGGCTCGGCCGTTGGGCGGTGGCGGAGCACGTGAAGCAGGCGGGCGGCCGGCTCAGGTTCATCAAGGTGGTGCTGGGCACGGTGCAGGTGGTGTCGGGCTTCAACTACCGGCTCGTCGTCGAGGCGCTGAACGGCGCCGGCAAGAAGGACGCGTACAAGGTGGAGGTGTACGAGGCGGCAGCCAACAAAAGGCGCAAGCTCATCTCCTTCGCCCCGGTCGCCCAAGAGGCGTAG